The DNA sequence ATTCCGCCCACCGACGGTGGACTCCCCATGCCACCCGTCGCACGCCTGTCGAAAACGTTCCGGCACCCTGGGGGAATCCGGGACAAACGGACTGTCCACACGAATTTTGCACATGCTTCTACGCCAATAGGCGTGCGGCTTTCCGCTGAGTCCTCCACGGGGTTTTCCACAGCGCCTCGCGCCGGTGCTCCGGACTGTGTATGAAATTGCGGTCAGCGGGGATCACCGTTACCCACAGGCCCAACGACCACTCCCACCTAGATTCAAACTCTTTCTTTAGGATGGATGTCCCCGTGCCAGCCGTTCGCCAGACCTCCCAGCCGGACACCCGGTCCAAACCGTTCCTGCGCGCCTTGGCCGGCGAAACCGTCGGCCCGGTGCCGTTCTGGCTCATGCGCCAGGCCGGCCGGTATCTGCCCGAGTACCGCGAGGTGCGGGCGCGGGCGGGCGGGTTCCTGGACCTCTGCTACACGCCGGATCTGGCGGCCGAGGTGACGTTGCAGCCGTTGCGCCGGTACGGGATGGACGCGGCGATCATCTTCTCCGACATCCTGGTCGTGCCGCACGGCCTGGGCCAAAAGGTCTGGTTCGCGGAAGGCGAAGGGCCGCGGCTGGAACCGGTGCGCGATGCGGCCGGGCTCGGCCGGTTGAGCCGGGCGGACCTGCCCGGGCGTCTGGCGCCGGTGTACGAGGCGGTGCGCCGGGTCAAGGCGCAGCTTCCCGACGGGACGGCCCTGATCGGCTTTGCGGGAGCGCCCTGGACGGTGGCGTGCTACATGGTCGAAGGGGCGGGATCGAAGGAATACCGGGACGTCAAAGGCTGGGCCTACGGCGATCCCGACGGTTTCCAGGCCCTGATCGATCTGCTGGTCGACGCGACGGTCGATCACCTCTCGCTGCAGGTCGAGGCGGGCGCCGAGGCGTTGCAGCTCTTCGACAGCTGGGCCGGCGTGCTGCCCGAGACGGCGTTCCGGCGATGGGTGGTCCGGCCGACCGCGAAAATCGCGGCCGCCCTGAGGGCCCGGCACCCGGATGTGCCGCTGATCGGCTTTCCGCGTGCGGCCGGGCACCACTACGAGACCTATGCCGACGAGGCGGGCGTGACGGCCCTGGGGTTGGACACGACGGTGCCGGTGGAATGGGCGGCGCAGCGGTTGCAGACCCGGCTTCCGGTGCAGGGCAACCTGGATCCCGTGATGTTGGCCGTCGGCGGGGCCGCAATGGAGGCCGAGGTCGTGCGCATCCTGGAAGCGCTGGGCCGTGGTCCCTTCGTCTTCAACCTGGGCCACGGCATTCTGCAGCACACGCCGCCGCAGAATGTCGCGCATCTGGCGCGCATTCTGCGGGAGTGGCGCCCGGCGGCTTGATACCGTCGGGGGGAAGTCGGAACTTCCGCCCGGCGGCCCGAGCGGTTAGGCTCGCCCCCGATTCAACCCCGAGGGGCAATCGACCGGCGGGAGGCCGCGGGCATGTACGAGTGGGTCAAGGCGCTGCACGTGATCAGCATCATCGCCTGGATGGCGGGGATGCTCTACCTGCCGCGTCTGTTCGTCTACCACACCCAGGCCCCGGCCGGCTCCATCCAGTCCGAGACGTTCAAGATCATGGAACGCCGGTTGATGAAGGCGATCATCAACCCGGCGATGGTCGCGACCTTCGTTTTCGGGATCTGGCTGATCGCGCTCAACCCCGGCTGGCTGTCCCAGGGCTGGCTGCACGGCAAGCTTCTGCTGGTGTTGGGCCTGGCCGCCATGCACGGCATGATGTCGCGCTGGCGCAAGGACTTCGAGGCCGACCGGAACGCGAAGTCCGAGCGCTTCTTCCGCATCGCCAACGAGGTGCCGACCCTGTTGATGATCGGCATCGTCATCCTGGTGGTGGTCAAGCCGTTTTGAGGCTTCGGGGGATCTCCACGGGGACGTTTGACTTGCGGCCGGGGTTCGGCTACCCATTTAACCCATAGGCCTGCGCGCCTTTTGTGTCGCGCGTAAGCGGAATGGCGCCATCCCTCCTGTTCGGGCGCCAAGGCAGGCCAATCCCCCCTGACCATAGCCCCTGCCCCGGGTTGGCGGCATGGGCGATCCCGAGATCACAGACCCCATGCACCTTCAGGAACTCAAGGTCAAATCGCCCGCCGAACTGCTCGCGTTCGCGGAGGAGCTGCAGATCGAGAACGCATCCAGCCTGCGCAAGCAGGACATGATGTTCGCGATCCTGAAGCAGCTTGCCGAAAACGACGTGCCGATCTACGGCGACGGCGTGCTGGAGGTGCTGCCGGACGGGTTCGGGTTCCTGCGCTCGCCCGAGGCGAACTATCTGCCGGGCCCGGACGACATCTACGTCAGCCCGACCCAGGTGCGCCGCTTCAACCTGCGCACCGGCGACACGGTGGAAGGGCAGATCCGGTCGCCCAAGGACGGCGAGCGGTACTTCGCCCTGCTCAAGGTCAACACGATCAACTACGACACGCCGGACAAGCTCCGGCACCGGATCAACTTCGACAACCTGACGCCGCTCTATCCGGACGAGCGGCTGAAGATGGAGGTCGAGGATCCGACGAAGAAGAACTTCACGGGCCGGATCATCGATCTGGTGGCGCCGCTGGGCAAGGGTCAGCGCGCGCTGGTGGTGGCGCCGCCGCGCACCGGCAAGACCGTGATGCTGCAGAACATCGCGCACTCGATCAGCGCCAACCACCCCGAGGTCTACCTGATCGTGCTGCTCATCGACGAGCGGCCCGAGGAAGTGACCGACATGGCGCGCAGCGTGCGCGGCGAGGTCATCAGCTCGACCTTCGACGAGCCGGCGGCCCGCCACGTGCAGGTGGCCGAAATGGTCATCGAGAAGGCCAAGCGTCTGGTCGAGCACAAGCGCGACGTGGTGATCCTGCTGGATTCGATCACCCGCTTGGCACGCGCCTACAACACCGTGGTGCCGTCATCGGGCAAGGTGCTGACCGGCGGTGTGGACGCGAACGCGCTCCAGCGGCCCAAGCGCTTCTTCGGCGCGGCCCGCAACATCGAGGAAGGCGGCTCGCTGACCATCATCGCGACCGCGCTGATCGACACCGGCAGCCGCATGGACGAGGTGATCTTCGAGGAGTTCAAGGGCACCGGCAACTCCGAGCTGGTCCTCGACCGCAAGATCTCGGACAAGCGCACCTTCCCGGCCATCGACATCCAGAAGTCGGGCACCCGTAAGGAAGAGCTGCTGGTCGACCGTGCCAACCTGTCGAAGATGTGGGTCCTGCGCCGCATCCTGACGCCCATGGGCACCGTGGATGCGATCGAGTTCCTGCTGGACAAGCTGCGGCACTCGAAGACCAACCAGGACTTCTTCGAGAGCATGAACCAGTAGGGTTCGGTCCCGGCGCCGACCGGGACGCCCGTCTCATACCCGCCGAGCGCATGGGGACATGCGCTCGGCTTTTTCTTTCCTGGGCGCCGGGTGCGGTCGCACCCTCCGCGGTGCGAAGATCTGGACTCCTGCGCGGCGGTCTCAGATTCCAAGCCGCGCGCGGGCTTCGGCCAGCGCGCGGTAATGCTTCAGCTTTTCGGCGAAGGGCAACCGCGCCAAGCCGCTGGGCGACGGCAGGACGAAGTCCACGGCGCCTTCGAACAGGCCTTCCGACTGCTCGCCCCAGGGCGCGTCCGACCGGCCGCCGGCGCCCACGTACACCCCTTTGCCCGCATAGGCCACGAACCGCGGCCGGTGGTGACGGACGAGTTGCCCGATCCGGGGAGCGCCCGCGCGCAGTTCCGCCGGGTCGAGGTCGGCCGTCCCCGGCGTGGCACGGGCCACCAGGTTCGTCAGCCCGAGGCCGATTTCGGCGCAAAGCGTGTCTTCGTGGGGGGCGAACAGGCGGGGCGTCAGGCCCGCGGCCGCCATCAGGCGCCAGAACTGGTTGCCGCGCCCGGCATAGTGATGGCCGGTCTCGGCCGACCGCATGCCCGGATTGAAGCCGACGATCAGGATGACCATGCCCGGCCCGAGCACATCGGCCAGGGGTCCGGGAGCGGGGTCGGGAGCGGCACCGGCCGGCATCATCGCCGCCGTCCCGCCACCCCGGACCCTATCGGGGCACGTGCCTTGACCCGGACGTGCCCCGGAGCCGGGTTCAGGCCTGCGCGCCCTGCTGCTGGGCGGCCGCCATCTGCTGCTGGTACAGCATCGAGAAGTCGATCATCGGCAGCAGCATGGGCGCGAAGCCGCCCTCGCGCGTGGCGTTGGCGACGATCTGCCGGGCGAAGGGGAACAGCAGGCGCGGCCCCTCGATCATCAGGACGGGGTGGACGTGCTCCTGCGGGATCCCGGCCAGGGTGATGATGCCGGCATAGTCCAGTTCGACGATGAAGGCGGTGGCGCCTTCGATCTTCGCCTCGCTGCGGACGGACAGCACCACTTCGTAGCTGTTCTCGGCCACACCCCGCGCCGAAACGTTGACCTGCAGCTCGCCATGGGGCTGTTCGGTCGCCGCCAGGCTCTTCAGCGGGTTCGGGTTCTCGAAGGAGAGATCCTTGATGTACTGGGCGTTGACCATGATGCCGGGCAACGCGGGACGCTCCTGGTCCTGGCCTTGGCCTTGGCCGTTCGGCGGATTGGTCATCGCTTGGGTACTCCTCAAGAAACCGCTGGAAAATCAGGGGAAGCGCAGCGCTTAGCACGCCCGCGGGCGGCCAAGCAACCGGCCCTGGGCGTGCCGTCCCGCACCCTCAGTCCCCCGGGGGGTCCCACGGGGCCGCGGGATCGAAGGGAACGATGGCGCAGTTGTGCGCTTCCTGGCCGGTCAGTGTCCGGATCACGCCCCAATGGCACACCAACGCCAATCCCGGCCGATCGTCGCGGGCGGCCAGGGCGGCCCGTAATTCGCCGAGCCGCAGGTGCAGGCGCGACCGCGGCTCGTCCAGGTCCGGCCACCAGATTTCCGGAAGGCGCGACAGGTCCAGCCCGGGGAACAGGGCCTCCAGCTCCGTCCGCGGCGTGCCGACGTCGCACGAGAAGGCGGCATGCTCGCCCGCCAGCGGTTCGACCTCGACCGGGACGTCCAGCAGGTCCGCGATGATGGTCGCGGTTTCCAGGGCCCGCCGGTAGGGGCTGGCCAAAATCCGTTGCACGCCCCGGCGGCGCAGCTCGACCGTGGCGGCGGCCGCCTGTTCGCGTCCGGTGTCGGTCAGGCGGGGATCGCGGATGCCGGGATCGCGGCGGGTCTTGGAGAAAAGGCGGTTCCACTCGGACTCGCCATGGCGCACGAGAAGCATCAGGACCTGTACTTCGAATTGGGGGAGCCCCAGTGCGAGGAGGAGGGGGGCAACGAGGAGGTGGGCGGCTGCGGCGGTTCGTCCCCGTCCAGTTCGCGCCATTCCGCCTCGATGACGCGCGGGCGGGCGGCCTGGTCCCGGGCGGCGGCCGGCCCGGCACCGCCGGCGATCCGCCGGTGCAGCCAACGATACACCAGCTCGCGGACGGGCGGGGCCAGCAGGAGCAGGGCGAACAGGTCGCCCACGAATCCCGGCACGATCAGCAACACCCCCGCGATCACGCGGCAGACCGCGTCGAACAGCGGGCGGACCGGCGCCTCCCCGCGGGCCGAAGCCGTCCGCAGTTCCGTCACCACCTGGAAGGGCTGGGCGCGCAGCAGGACGGTACCGGCCAGGGCCGCCAACAGGACCAGTGCCAGGGTCGCCAACAGGCCGATGCGGTCGCCGACAACGACGAAACCGGCGATTTCCAGAAGCGGTGCGGCGATCAATGCGACCAGAACGGCCATGCCCGTCCTTGCCTCCCTGGGAGCAGCCGCCTATCTAGCGGGAAAGGGATGCGCCCGGCGTGCCCCGACAAGGCCACCGGCAGGCGTCCCGTGTTCAAGGTAGGGTGCAACCGGTTACGGGTCCAGTGCGTCGGACGGGCGGAACCTCCGCTGCAACGATTGGACCGGCCGAGCAGGCCGGGGCAACGAACAGACGATGGGTGGTGGCTTGGAATTCATCGACATCCTCATCTTCGCGATGATTGCGGCCTTCCTGGTGTACCGGCTGCGCAGCGTGCTCGGCCGCCGCCACGGGGAGGAGCGCCAGCGCCCCAATCCCTTCTCGCCGCCCTCGCCGCAGCCGGTGGGCGACAGCAACGTGGTCACCCTGCCGCAGCGTGCCGGCTTGTCCGTGCCGCAGCCGGCGCCGGGCGAACCCGTGTCGCTCGCCCAGGGGCTGGCCCTGATCCGGCAGGCCGACCCCGCCTTCGACGAAAAGCATTTCCTGGACGGCGCCCGCGGCGCGTTCGAGATGATCGTGGGCGCGTTCGCCCAGGGCGACCCCGCCACCCTGCGGCCCCTGCTGGCGGACGAGGTCTACGGCAACTTCGTCCAGGCCATCGAGGCGCGCCGGGCCGCCGGCGAGACGCTGGAGACGCGGATCGTCAAGTTCGACGACGTCGACATTTCCG is a window from the Azospirillaceae bacterium genome containing:
- the hemE gene encoding uroporphyrinogen decarboxylase, whose protein sequence is MDVPVPAVRQTSQPDTRSKPFLRALAGETVGPVPFWLMRQAGRYLPEYREVRARAGGFLDLCYTPDLAAEVTLQPLRRYGMDAAIIFSDILVVPHGLGQKVWFAEGEGPRLEPVRDAAGLGRLSRADLPGRLAPVYEAVRRVKAQLPDGTALIGFAGAPWTVACYMVEGAGSKEYRDVKGWAYGDPDGFQALIDLLVDATVDHLSLQVEAGAEALQLFDSWAGVLPETAFRRWVVRPTAKIAAALRARHPDVPLIGFPRAAGHHYETYADEAGVTALGLDTTVPVEWAAQRLQTRLPVQGNLDPVMLAVGGAAMEAEVVRILEALGRGPFVFNLGHGILQHTPPQNVAHLARILREWRPAA
- the rho gene encoding transcription termination factor Rho, with the protein product MHLQELKVKSPAELLAFAEELQIENASSLRKQDMMFAILKQLAENDVPIYGDGVLEVLPDGFGFLRSPEANYLPGPDDIYVSPTQVRRFNLRTGDTVEGQIRSPKDGERYFALLKVNTINYDTPDKLRHRINFDNLTPLYPDERLKMEVEDPTKKNFTGRIIDLVAPLGKGQRALVVAPPRTGKTVMLQNIAHSISANHPEVYLIVLLIDERPEEVTDMARSVRGEVISSTFDEPAARHVQVAEMVIEKAKRLVEHKRDVVILLDSITRLARAYNTVVPSSGKVLTGGVDANALQRPKRFFGAARNIEEGGSLTIIATALIDTGSRMDEVIFEEFKGTGNSELVLDRKISDKRTFPAIDIQKSGTRKEELLVDRANLSKMWVLRRILTPMGTVDAIEFLLDKLRHSKTNQDFFESMNQ
- the hemJ gene encoding protoporphyrinogen oxidase HemJ; protein product: MYEWVKALHVISIIAWMAGMLYLPRLFVYHTQAPAGSIQSETFKIMERRLMKAIINPAMVATFVFGIWLIALNPGWLSQGWLHGKLLLVLGLAAMHGMMSRWRKDFEADRNAKSERFFRIANEVPTLLMIGIVILVVVKPF
- a CDS encoding mismatch-specific DNA-glycosylase, which codes for MMPAGAAPDPAPGPLADVLGPGMVILIVGFNPGMRSAETGHHYAGRGNQFWRLMAAAGLTPRLFAPHEDTLCAEIGLGLTNLVARATPGTADLDPAELRAGAPRIGQLVRHHRPRFVAYAGKGVYVGAGGRSDAPWGEQSEGLFEGAVDFVLPSPSGLARLPFAEKLKHYRALAEARARLGI
- a CDS encoding FxsA family protein, with product MAVLVALIAAPLLEIAGFVVVGDRIGLLATLALVLLAALAGTVLLRAQPFQVVTELRTASARGEAPVRPLFDAVCRVIAGVLLIVPGFVGDLFALLLLAPPVRELVYRWLHRRIAGGAGPAAARDQAARPRVIEAEWRELDGDEPPQPPTSSLPPSSSHWGSPNSKYRS
- a CDS encoding histidine phosphatase family protein, with the protein product MLLVRHGESEWNRLFSKTRRDPGIRDPRLTDTGREQAAAATVELRRRGVQRILASPYRRALETATIIADLLDVPVEVEPLAGEHAAFSCDVGTPRTELEALFPGLDLSRLPEIWWPDLDEPRSRLHLRLGELRAALAARDDRPGLALVCHWGVIRTLTGQEAHNCAIVPFDPAAPWDPPGD
- a CDS encoding Tim44/TimA family putative adaptor protein; the encoded protein is MGGGLEFIDILIFAMIAAFLVYRLRSVLGRRHGEERQRPNPFSPPSPQPVGDSNVVTLPQRAGLSVPQPAPGEPVSLAQGLALIRQADPAFDEKHFLDGARGAFEMIVGAFAQGDPATLRPLLADEVYGNFVQAIEARRAAGETLETRIVKFDDVDISAARMDGPIALVTLRFATQQTSVLRDHAGNILDGDSERPAEVIDIWTFARDTRTQDPNWQLIETRIPG
- the secB gene encoding protein-export chaperone SecB; amino-acid sequence: MTNPPNGQGQGQDQERPALPGIMVNAQYIKDLSFENPNPLKSLAATEQPHGELQVNVSARGVAENSYEVVLSVRSEAKIEGATAFIVELDYAGIITLAGIPQEHVHPVLMIEGPRLLFPFARQIVANATREGGFAPMLLPMIDFSMLYQQQMAAAQQQGAQA